One window of Bacillus alkalicellulosilyticus genomic DNA carries:
- the csrA gene encoding carbon storage regulator CsrA has product MLVLSRKLNEAIRIGDDIEITVIAVEGEQIKLGINAPRNIEIHRKEVYLAIQQENNQAVKVTLEALNKLLGE; this is encoded by the coding sequence ATGCTCGTCTTATCAAGAAAACTAAATGAAGCCATTCGAATAGGTGATGACATTGAGATTACAGTCATAGCTGTTGAAGGTGAGCAAATAAAATTAGGTATTAACGCCCCAAGAAACATTGAAATCCATCGCAAAGAAGTATATTTAGCCATACAACAAGAAAATAATCAAGCTGTAAAAGTAACTTTAGAAGCGTTAAATAAATTATTAGGTGAATAA
- the fliW gene encoding flagellar assembly protein FliW gives MKINTKFLGEVEIIKEEIITFDKGLPAFEEEKEFVIIRFGQDTPFLTLQSINNAEVGFIIANPFDFFSDYQVKVPDSVIEQLEIENEMDVSSYVLLTVKDPFKQTTANLQGPIIINTKQNKGKQIVLVDSSYETRHLLFTEEAAVKEGK, from the coding sequence ATGAAGATAAACACAAAGTTCTTAGGTGAAGTGGAAATTATTAAAGAAGAGATTATTACGTTTGATAAAGGATTACCAGCGTTTGAAGAGGAAAAGGAGTTTGTGATTATTCGTTTTGGACAAGACACGCCATTCTTAACGCTTCAGTCAATAAACAATGCAGAGGTAGGCTTTATTATCGCAAATCCATTTGACTTCTTTTCAGATTATCAAGTTAAGGTTCCAGACTCGGTGATAGAACAGTTGGAAATAGAAAATGAAATGGATGTTAGCTCATATGTATTACTCACAGTGAAAGACCCCTTCAAACAGACTACAGCTAACTTACAAGGCCCAATTATTATTAATACGAAACAGAATAAGGGAAAGCAAATTGTTTTGGTTGATAGCTCGTATGAGACAAGACACCTTTTATTTACAGAGGAAGCTGCTGTAAAGGAGGGGAAATAG
- a CDS encoding DUF6470 family protein, with protein MDMPYLEMSSTKAQIGMRSHQPPLSISQRQADMRINNDHGAKIEISSKASQLFIDQTEAFADAGLISPLRKATKYTRESVQRVNQYIAETAQEGDQLMRIENGGGQIQRLAKNKGRLPEYDFKYAQVPSGTEKTKIKFSKPDLQIRARESRFDISVKKNEPIIHVPKWQTDIYVRQKESLHIRPVGLNVNKGL; from the coding sequence ATGGATATGCCTTATTTAGAAATGTCTTCAACGAAGGCTCAAATCGGCATGCGATCCCATCAGCCTCCTCTTTCTATTTCACAACGCCAAGCTGACATGAGGATTAACAATGACCACGGCGCAAAAATAGAAATTAGCAGCAAAGCTTCACAATTATTTATTGACCAAACCGAAGCTTTTGCCGATGCTGGTTTAATAAGTCCATTGCGCAAAGCGACGAAGTATACAAGAGAATCGGTCCAGCGTGTTAATCAATACATAGCTGAAACAGCACAAGAAGGCGACCAGCTAATGAGGATTGAAAACGGTGGAGGTCAAATTCAACGACTAGCCAAGAATAAAGGTCGCCTACCTGAGTATGATTTTAAGTATGCCCAGGTACCAAGTGGAACAGAGAAGACCAAAATTAAATTCTCAAAACCTGACCTTCAAATACGTGCAAGAGAAAGTCGGTTTGATATATCTGTAAAGAAAAATGAACCTATTATCCATGTTCCGAAGTGGCAAACGGATATTTATGTTCGTCAGAAGGAATCGCTACACATCAGGCCTGTTGGGCTTAATGTAAATAAGGGACTATAG
- the flgL gene encoding flagellar hook-associated protein FlgL: MRVTQSMLANNTLRHISQGYDRLGRLQEQLATQKKISRASQDPVVAMKGMRFRSEVTEVEQFKRNLSEVYSWMDNSDSALDKTTQAIHRIRELVVQASNDTYESSQRSNMAKEIQQIAEHIESLANTKVNGKFIFNGTNTTNPPVNIKDININMNDFQFDNQENFVIQFNNKQFKFNAEENAFVNGNERIVVAPGENGPEVTHQIGDGEPTEVATKDLILSDKKALSTNEENVKIEVMKGIFMPVNTNPQNVFSAEMFADLKKVIDVLTNPSSTGREIEKFLDRIDVHANNVVNERAELGARMNRVEMIEIRIMEQEIIAKKSMSENEDADAERLIMDLIAQESVHRAALASGARLMQPSLLDFLR; this comes from the coding sequence ATGCGAGTTACGCAATCAATGCTAGCGAATAATACGTTGCGACACATTAGCCAAGGCTATGATAGACTTGGTCGTTTGCAAGAGCAATTAGCAACACAGAAAAAAATATCGAGAGCCTCTCAAGACCCTGTTGTCGCGATGAAAGGGATGCGTTTTCGATCGGAAGTAACAGAAGTAGAGCAGTTTAAAAGAAACTTAAGCGAAGTTTATTCATGGATGGATAACTCGGATTCGGCATTAGATAAAACAACACAAGCGATTCATCGAATTCGTGAACTTGTTGTACAAGCTTCCAACGACACGTACGAAAGCTCACAGCGTTCAAATATGGCTAAAGAAATCCAACAGATTGCTGAGCATATTGAATCGTTAGCAAATACAAAAGTAAATGGAAAATTTATTTTTAACGGTACAAACACAACAAATCCACCTGTCAATATTAAAGACATTAATATAAACATGAATGACTTTCAATTCGATAACCAAGAGAATTTTGTCATTCAATTCAATAACAAACAGTTTAAGTTTAATGCAGAAGAAAATGCATTTGTGAATGGAAATGAAAGAATCGTTGTAGCTCCTGGAGAAAATGGACCAGAAGTAACTCACCAAATTGGTGATGGGGAACCAACAGAAGTGGCAACGAAAGATTTGATTCTTTCTGATAAAAAGGCACTATCTACAAACGAAGAAAATGTTAAGATAGAGGTAATGAAGGGTATTTTTATGCCGGTCAATACGAATCCACAAAATGTGTTTTCAGCAGAAATGTTTGCTGATTTAAAGAAAGTAATTGATGTGTTAACTAACCCTAGTTCAACCGGACGTGAAATCGAGAAGTTCCTTGACAGAATCGATGTTCATGCCAACAACGTAGTTAATGAAAGAGCAGAACTTGGAGCACGTATGAACCGTGTCGAAATGATTGAAATACGAATTATGGAACAAGAAATCATTGCAAAAAAATCTATGTCTGAAAACGAAGATGCCGATGCAGAACGTTTAATTATGGATTTAATTGCGCAGGAAAGTGTACACCGAGCGGCATTAGCTTCAGGTGCACGATTGATGCAACCATCGTTATTAGATTTCTTACGATAA
- the flgK gene encoding flagellar hook-associated protein FlgK codes for MSTFMGLETARRAMSTAQFALHTTGHNIANANTPGYTRQRVNFVQTEPFPAAAMNRPQIPGQVGTGVAAGSVQRVREQFLDVQFRNELSKFGYWTARHEGLVKMEDIMNEPSEQGLANTIDRFWQSLQDLAAQPEDAGARAVVRQRGEAVADTFRYAHDSLSALRRDIGDEIDTVEKEVNSLLQQINSLNKQIGETEPHGYVTNDLYDERDRIVDRLAELVNIKTERVVSGGKPSPIAEGRLTIHFVDSTGNTFGPPLVDGSNPDNLLGIKVSFSENNLVQNIGFGQIGDDSRVAEVTGLFGDTTEAFNANGKLKGLIEVFGYTTGEVDALGNPAGKGLYPKMLSDLDEMAFVFATQFNEIHESGWSLNEINNGKPEGTGVSFFRDLGNAGHNATGILSFSEADKIGFASRIAVSNDVRNSLDNLAASGAAGANGVRGEAFAGDGSNALKLANMKDVRFTFNGSNGSVQSFYRSVIGDMAVDTSEAARRKNNSDVLLHNIQRNKDAVSSVSLDEELTNMIQFQHAYNAAARNITMIDEMLDRIINGMGVVGR; via the coding sequence ATGTCGACTTTTATGGGGCTTGAAACAGCACGTCGTGCGATGTCAACAGCGCAATTTGCGCTTCATACTACAGGACATAATATAGCAAATGCAAATACACCAGGATATACAAGACAACGTGTTAATTTTGTTCAAACAGAGCCGTTTCCGGCAGCTGCGATGAATCGCCCACAAATTCCTGGACAAGTTGGAACAGGAGTGGCGGCAGGTTCAGTTCAACGTGTTCGTGAACAATTTTTAGATGTTCAGTTTAGAAATGAATTATCCAAATTTGGATATTGGACAGCACGTCATGAAGGATTAGTGAAGATGGAAGACATTATGAATGAGCCATCTGAGCAAGGGTTAGCAAATACGATTGACCGTTTCTGGCAATCACTTCAAGATTTAGCTGCTCAACCTGAAGATGCAGGGGCCAGAGCGGTAGTTCGTCAACGTGGAGAGGCAGTTGCTGATACATTCCGTTATGCACATGACTCTTTGTCAGCATTACGTCGTGACATCGGAGACGAAATTGATACAGTAGAGAAGGAAGTCAACTCTTTACTACAACAAATCAATAGCTTGAATAAACAAATTGGGGAAACAGAACCTCATGGCTATGTAACAAATGATTTATATGATGAAAGAGACCGTATCGTAGACCGCTTAGCTGAGCTAGTGAATATCAAAACAGAGCGTGTTGTAAGTGGCGGAAAACCTAGCCCGATAGCTGAAGGTAGACTGACGATACATTTCGTTGATAGTACTGGAAATACATTTGGTCCTCCACTAGTAGATGGTTCCAACCCAGACAATCTATTAGGAATTAAGGTTTCATTTTCTGAAAACAATTTGGTTCAAAACATTGGTTTTGGTCAAATTGGTGATGATAGCAGAGTAGCTGAGGTAACTGGATTGTTTGGTGATACAACTGAGGCGTTCAATGCCAATGGAAAGCTGAAAGGGTTAATCGAAGTATTTGGCTATACAACAGGCGAAGTAGATGCGTTAGGGAATCCAGCTGGAAAAGGTTTGTACCCTAAAATGTTGAGTGATTTAGATGAAATGGCATTTGTTTTTGCAACACAGTTCAACGAAATCCATGAATCAGGATGGAGTTTAAATGAAATAAACAATGGAAAACCAGAAGGAACGGGAGTATCTTTTTTCCGTGACTTAGGAAATGCAGGTCACAACGCAACTGGTATTCTATCATTCTCAGAAGCTGATAAAATCGGCTTTGCTTCTCGAATTGCTGTATCTAATGATGTAAGGAATTCACTAGATAACCTTGCAGCTTCAGGAGCAGCGGGAGCAAATGGTGTTAGAGGAGAAGCGTTTGCTGGGGACGGAAGCAACGCTTTGAAACTAGCAAACATGAAAGATGTTCGTTTTACGTTTAACGGAAGTAATGGAAGCGTACAAAGCTTTTACCGAAGTGTCATTGGGGATATGGCAGTAGATACATCTGAAGCAGCCAGACGTAAAAACAACTCAGATGTGTTGTTACACAACATTCAACGAAACAAAGATGCTGTAAGTAGTGTCTCTTTAGATGAAGAACTAACGAACATGATTCAATTCCAGCATGCGTATAATGCAGCTGCACGTAATATCACGATGATTGATGAAATGCTTGACCGTATCATTAACGGTATGGGCGTTGTAGGAAGATAA
- a CDS encoding flagellar protein FlgN: MSVKNITEVLVDLITVHKTFRELGENKTDIIKKGDMSALDLLMKTELVHVHKLKKLEEDRLFVVGQFLQRKGLATEGVTMEQLLQHVSPEEKNVLEKLQRALLAEIKGLKEVNEMNQQLLQDSLRFVNLSLDLLAPQQDEEVNYKKPTRSGYAEEHGRSMFDSKA, from the coding sequence ATGTCTGTTAAAAATATTACTGAAGTGTTAGTCGATTTAATAACTGTCCATAAGACGTTTCGAGAACTAGGTGAAAATAAGACAGACATTATTAAAAAAGGAGACATGTCAGCTCTTGACCTACTCATGAAAACGGAACTTGTCCATGTTCACAAGCTGAAAAAGCTTGAAGAAGACAGACTCTTTGTTGTTGGACAGTTTTTACAAAGAAAGGGACTGGCGACAGAAGGTGTAACGATGGAGCAACTATTACAACATGTTTCCCCAGAGGAAAAAAATGTGTTAGAAAAGTTGCAAAGAGCCTTATTAGCAGAAATAAAGGGATTGAAAGAAGTCAATGAAATGAACCAGCAATTGCTTCAAGATTCGTTGCGGTTTGTGAACCTTTCCCTTGATTTACTCGCTCCACAACAGGACGAAGAAGTGAACTATAAAAAACCAACTCGTTCGGGATATGCAGAAGAGCATGGACGTTCGATGTTTGATTCGAAAGCATAA
- the flgM gene encoding flagellar biosynthesis anti-sigma factor FlgM: MKINPSNSVQNNPYRKQVEKLENVQSTRRQDKIEISKEAIQMQKGSRIETEREEKINSLKDQIKTGQYHVDAKAVASKFYDFWN; encoded by the coding sequence ATGAAAATTAACCCATCTAATTCAGTGCAAAACAATCCTTATCGTAAACAAGTAGAAAAGCTAGAAAATGTTCAGTCTACGAGAAGACAGGATAAAATTGAAATTTCAAAAGAAGCGATTCAAATGCAAAAAGGATCAAGAATTGAAACGGAGCGAGAAGAAAAAATCAATTCTTTAAAAGACCAAATTAAAACCGGTCAATATCATGTTGACGCAAAAGCAGTCGCTTCTAAGTTTTATGATTTCTGGAATTAA
- a CDS encoding TIGR03826 family flagellar region protein — protein sequence MNGNLDNCPSCGEIFVKALRSVCNKCHKEVEEKYQSVYTFIRKKENRMATVPEVTFGTGVKEELIYRFIREGRIKVNNFPNLAYPCDSCGTMISEGRICNRCKTNIARDISLEQTEKEIQERNKQVENLRKQTYETLNDRF from the coding sequence ATGAATGGAAATTTAGATAATTGCCCAAGTTGTGGAGAAATTTTTGTGAAAGCTCTGCGGTCGGTATGCAATAAATGTCATAAAGAAGTTGAAGAGAAGTATCAAAGTGTGTACACCTTTATTCGTAAAAAAGAAAATAGAATGGCCACCGTTCCTGAAGTTACGTTTGGCACAGGAGTAAAAGAAGAACTCATATATCGATTTATACGTGAAGGACGGATAAAAGTAAATAATTTCCCGAATTTAGCGTATCCATGTGACAGTTGTGGAACAATGATTAGTGAAGGGCGTATTTGTAATAGATGTAAGACGAACATTGCTCGTGACATATCACTAGAGCAAACTGAAAAAGAAATTCAGGAACGAAACAAGCAAGTTGAGAACTTACGCAAGCAAACATATGAAACATTAAATGACCGATTTTAA
- a CDS encoding ComF family protein encodes MNYCLYCDRPFLQKVSWASVLTFQREELLCTTCVQKLKGINGSLCGVCGRPLEQISEKFQRDGYCLDCVAWGESEKWSHVLKSNHSLFLYNSFLKDVIAKYKFRGDAELAKLFIPGIQKLYNTYHKKTIVTYIPLSKEREYERGFNQSHLIASHLPNCTALLIRNTNEQKQSKKSKKERLLLENGHFSLDKTIEKLVKDADITIVDDIYTTGSTVRQAAKILRDHGARTVCSITIARG; translated from the coding sequence GTGAACTACTGTTTATATTGTGACCGGCCGTTTTTACAAAAAGTTAGTTGGGCTTCTGTACTGACATTTCAGCGAGAAGAACTTCTATGTACAACATGTGTTCAAAAACTAAAAGGTATCAATGGTTCTCTGTGCGGTGTTTGCGGAAGACCATTAGAACAGATAAGTGAAAAATTCCAACGGGACGGATATTGTTTGGACTGTGTTGCTTGGGGTGAAAGCGAGAAATGGAGCCATGTTTTAAAAAGTAATCATTCCCTCTTTTTGTATAATTCTTTTTTAAAAGATGTCATTGCAAAGTATAAATTTCGGGGAGATGCAGAACTGGCGAAGCTCTTTATTCCTGGTATCCAAAAACTGTACAACACGTATCATAAAAAAACTATTGTCACTTATATTCCACTTAGTAAAGAGCGGGAGTATGAGAGAGGGTTTAATCAATCACATCTTATTGCTAGTCATCTTCCAAATTGTACAGCACTGTTGATTCGAAATACGAATGAACAAAAACAAAGTAAAAAATCAAAAAAAGAAAGGTTATTGCTAGAAAATGGGCATTTTTCACTAGATAAAACCATTGAAAAACTTGTGAAAGATGCCGATATTACAATTGTAGATGATATTTATACAACAGGATCAACCGTACGACAAGCAGCTAAGATACTTCGTGACCACGGGGCTCGAACGGTTTGTTCAATAACAATAGCACGTGGGTAA
- a CDS encoding DEAD/DEAH box helicase, translated as MIDSSTHQLSPVISAPFPDESVSISQIPSITTPALQHSFRFSKELQSFLSGKCLLIDEIPFSFQELYLHFQHGYVALQPGVTTQKFKLVCTRCGNDTPRLFATFFCSRCHRNCSYCRKCLMLGRMSECSPLFSWVGPQLNRPKREAVLTWTGELSERQQKASDNVKQAIATQQDILVWAVCGAGKTEVLFSGIAEALRIGKQVALAAPRTDVIRELTPRLQQVFPETQIISLYGGSPDRMKTGQLVITTTHQLLRFYNAFDVIIIDEVDAFPYSFDKSLAFAVQKAQKKNCSTVYLTATPSKQLQQQVKRNELQALTIARRYHGHPLPVPRFQWCGNWKKQIGKGQIPTSVHSWCLQRKKQKKQAFLFVPTIESGEQVVALFKKLGYDTESVSAEDKDRHQKVERFRKGKIQLLVTTTILERGVTVPNIDVCVLGAEDDVFTESALVQIAGRVGRSSSYPTGDVRFFHYGKTNAMVAAKKHIIKMNKTEEKE; from the coding sequence ATGATTGATTCCTCCACTCACCAACTTTCACCAGTTATATCCGCGCCTTTTCCAGATGAAAGTGTTTCAATTAGCCAGATTCCTTCAATAACCACCCCAGCGTTACAACATTCTTTTCGTTTTAGTAAAGAACTTCAAAGCTTCCTATCAGGGAAATGTCTGTTAATAGACGAAATTCCATTTTCATTTCAAGAACTCTACTTACATTTTCAACACGGATATGTTGCGCTTCAACCGGGTGTGACCACTCAAAAATTCAAACTGGTTTGTACACGTTGTGGTAATGATACCCCGCGTTTATTTGCAACGTTCTTTTGTTCTCGATGTCATAGGAACTGCTCATACTGCCGTAAATGTCTTATGTTAGGAAGGATGTCAGAGTGTTCACCACTATTCTCCTGGGTAGGTCCCCAACTCAATAGGCCGAAGAGAGAAGCTGTACTAACTTGGACGGGAGAGTTATCTGAAAGGCAACAAAAAGCTTCTGACAATGTAAAGCAAGCGATAGCGACGCAACAAGATATCCTAGTGTGGGCTGTGTGTGGCGCTGGGAAAACAGAAGTGCTTTTCTCTGGAATTGCTGAAGCTCTCCGAATAGGGAAACAAGTTGCCCTGGCCGCACCACGAACAGATGTTATCCGTGAACTCACCCCTCGTTTACAACAAGTGTTTCCAGAAACTCAAATCATCTCACTATACGGTGGCAGTCCTGACAGAATGAAGACAGGTCAACTTGTCATTACGACAACTCATCAGCTTCTCCGATTTTATAATGCCTTCGATGTGATTATCATCGATGAGGTCGATGCTTTCCCATACTCTTTTGATAAAAGCCTTGCATTTGCTGTTCAAAAAGCACAGAAAAAGAACTGCTCGACCGTTTATCTTACCGCCACCCCTTCTAAACAACTCCAACAACAGGTTAAGCGCAATGAACTTCAGGCTCTCACAATTGCAAGACGTTATCACGGCCACCCACTTCCCGTTCCGCGATTTCAGTGGTGTGGCAATTGGAAAAAACAAATTGGAAAAGGTCAAATCCCTACCTCGGTACATTCTTGGTGCTTACAGCGAAAAAAACAAAAAAAACAAGCTTTTCTTTTTGTTCCAACCATTGAATCTGGAGAACAGGTTGTCGCTCTGTTTAAAAAGCTAGGATATGACACAGAATCTGTATCGGCAGAGGACAAGGATAGACATCAAAAGGTGGAGCGTTTTAGAAAAGGAAAGATTCAATTGCTTGTTACAACGACGATTCTTGAGCGAGGCGTTACTGTTCCTAATATAGACGTTTGTGTACTCGGGGCGGAAGATGACGTTTTTACAGAATCGGCACTCGTTCAGATAGCAGGTAGAGTGGGGCGAAGCAGTTCTTACCCAACAGGGGATGTTCGCTTTTTTCATTATGGCAAGACTAATGCGATGGTGGCTGCAAAAAAACACATCATAAAAATGAACAAAACGGAGGAAAAAGAGTGA
- a CDS encoding DegV family protein yields MSKIAVVTDSTAYLSDEQIKENDIHVVPLNVIFGDISYQESVDLKADAFYELIKTSDKLPTTSQPAVGVFAELFEKLQSEGVEDVICIHLSSKLSGTFQSAVSASTMVEGIKIHPIDSEIASSPLAFYALEAAQLAKAGKSVEEIILKVEEMKSKNKAYFVVDDLNHLHRGGRMNAAQLLVGSLLKIKPILHLVDGKIVPFEKVRTQKKALAKIFSMLEEDVKQNEELKIAIVQAKREDQAKEIADELQAKYPKAHISISFFGPVLGTHLGEGSLAICWNYS; encoded by the coding sequence ATGAGTAAAATTGCAGTTGTTACCGATAGTACAGCTTACCTTTCAGATGAGCAGATTAAAGAAAATGATATTCATGTCGTTCCACTTAATGTCATTTTTGGCGACATATCGTATCAAGAAAGCGTGGATTTAAAGGCGGATGCCTTTTATGAATTAATAAAAACATCAGATAAGCTCCCGACTACTTCTCAACCTGCTGTTGGAGTTTTTGCAGAGTTGTTTGAGAAGCTACAAAGCGAAGGAGTAGAAGATGTAATCTGTATCCACTTATCAAGTAAACTAAGTGGTACATTTCAATCAGCTGTGTCAGCATCAACAATGGTTGAAGGCATTAAAATTCACCCAATCGATTCTGAAATAGCTAGTTCACCTTTAGCTTTCTATGCTCTTGAAGCAGCTCAACTTGCTAAGGCAGGCAAGTCTGTTGAGGAAATTATTTTAAAAGTGGAAGAAATGAAAAGTAAAAACAAAGCGTATTTTGTAGTTGACGATTTAAACCATTTACACCGCGGTGGTCGGATGAACGCAGCGCAACTTTTAGTAGGAAGCTTATTAAAAATTAAACCAATCCTTCACTTAGTTGATGGTAAAATTGTTCCTTTTGAAAAAGTACGAACTCAAAAGAAAGCATTAGCAAAAATCTTCTCCATGCTTGAAGAAGATGTAAAACAAAATGAAGAACTTAAGATTGCTATCGTCCAAGCTAAGCGTGAGGACCAAGCAAAAGAAATTGCTGATGAATTACAAGCAAAATATCCAAAGGCACATATCTCAATCAGCTTCTTCGGTCCAGTCCTAGGCACTCACCTAGGTGAAGGAAGTCTAGCTATCTGTTGGAATTACTCATAA
- a CDS encoding response regulator, translating into MNDNQVIRIVIIDDHQLFREGVKRILAMEQDFEVVAEGDDGAVAVELVEQYQPDVILMDINMPKINGVEATRELVQKYPEVKVLILSIHDDETYVTHVLKTGAAGYLLKEMDADALIEAVKVVGAGGAYIHPKVTHNLINEYRRLAREDDENDAEIGFKEVEYRKPLHILTRRECEVLQLMTDGHSNRMIGEALYISEKTVKNHVSNILQKMSVNDRTQAVVESIKNGWVKVN; encoded by the coding sequence ATGAATGATAATCAAGTGATTCGAATTGTAATTATTGATGACCACCAATTATTTCGTGAAGGAGTAAAACGTATTCTTGCAATGGAGCAAGATTTCGAAGTGGTTGCTGAGGGTGATGATGGAGCTGTTGCAGTTGAACTAGTAGAACAGTATCAACCAGACGTAATCTTAATGGATATCAATATGCCAAAAATTAATGGTGTAGAAGCGACTAGAGAGTTAGTTCAAAAATATCCTGAAGTAAAAGTCCTTATTTTATCTATTCATGATGATGAGACCTATGTAACACACGTTCTAAAAACAGGAGCAGCGGGTTACTTATTAAAAGAAATGGATGCGGATGCCTTAATTGAAGCTGTAAAAGTTGTTGGTGCTGGTGGAGCATACATTCATCCAAAAGTAACTCATAACTTAATTAATGAATATCGTCGTTTAGCTAGAGAAGACGATGAAAACGATGCTGAAATTGGATTTAAAGAAGTGGAATACCGCAAACCTTTACACATTTTAACTCGTCGTGAGTGTGAAGTTCTTCAGTTAATGACAGATGGGCATAGTAACCGTATGATTGGTGAGGCATTATATATTAGTGAAAAAACAGTTAAAAACCATGTAAGTAACATCTTGCAAAAAATGAGTGTGAATGACCGTACACAGGCAGTTGTGGAATCCATTAAAAATGGCTGGGTTAAAGTCAATTAA
- a CDS encoding sensor histidine kinase translates to MADKQVLEQIITKTIDTVGASREEIFKIGEQSRHEFQMLEKELCEVRLKVNDLIEKSDQTDRQARLARNRLVEVSKNFDKFSNDEVRVAYEQANEFQVQLAILRHEEQQLRERRDSIERRIGALRETIERSDTLSGQMSVVYNFLAGDLRQFGEIVEDAKEKQKFGLKIIEAQEEERKRLSREIHDGPAQMMANLLLRSELIERIYNERGIQEALSEIKDLRKMVKLSLGEVRRIIYDLRPMALDDLGLVPTLSKYIKTFAEHTNMKLSFKNVGKEKRIPPQLEVALFRLVQEALQNAYKHANATEVEVKIEITDKKVIILVKDDGQGFDMKEKKEGSFGLIGMKERINMLKGEMKITSKLNVGTTIFIVVPLMND, encoded by the coding sequence TTGGCAGACAAACAAGTATTAGAACAGATTATAACAAAGACGATTGACACGGTGGGAGCAAGCCGTGAAGAAATTTTTAAAATAGGGGAACAATCTCGACATGAATTTCAAATGCTTGAAAAAGAATTGTGTGAAGTTCGATTAAAAGTGAACGACCTCATTGAAAAATCGGACCAAACGGATAGACAAGCAAGACTAGCTCGAAATCGTCTAGTAGAAGTAAGTAAAAACTTTGATAAATTTTCCAATGACGAAGTGCGAGTTGCATATGAACAAGCAAATGAATTTCAAGTGCAATTAGCGATACTTCGACATGAGGAACAACAACTTAGAGAACGAAGGGATTCGATCGAGCGACGAATAGGCGCACTGCGAGAGACGATTGAGCGGTCTGATACACTATCGGGACAAATGTCGGTTGTCTATAATTTTCTAGCAGGAGATTTACGACAATTTGGAGAAATTGTTGAAGATGCTAAAGAAAAACAGAAATTTGGTTTAAAGATAATAGAGGCGCAGGAAGAAGAAAGAAAGCGTTTATCACGAGAAATTCATGATGGTCCAGCTCAAATGATGGCAAATCTTCTTCTTCGTTCAGAATTAATTGAACGAATTTATAATGAAAGAGGAATTCAAGAGGCACTTAGCGAAATAAAAGATTTACGTAAAATGGTAAAACTGTCTCTTGGTGAAGTACGACGGATCATCTATGATTTACGACCTATGGCACTCGATGATTTAGGACTGGTTCCTACTTTATCTAAGTATATAAAAACATTTGCCGAACATACAAATATGAAGCTTTCTTTCAAAAATGTAGGCAAAGAGAAAAGAATTCCTCCTCAACTAGAAGTTGCTTTATTCCGCCTTGTACAAGAGGCTCTACAAAATGCCTATAAACACGCGAATGCAACTGAGGTTGAAGTCAAAATAGAAATAACAGATAAAAAAGTGATCATTTTAGTAAAAGATGATGGACAAGGTTTTGATATGAAAGAAAAAAAAGAGGGGTCATTTGGCTTAATTGGCATGAAAGAAAGAATAAATATGCTTAAAGGGGAAATGAAAATCACTTCAAAACTAAATGTAGGAACAACCATTTTTATTGTAGTACCATTAATGAACGATTAA